In Chaetodon trifascialis isolate fChaTrf1 chromosome 4, fChaTrf1.hap1, whole genome shotgun sequence, one DNA window encodes the following:
- the srek1ip1 gene encoding protein SREK1IP1 yields the protein MADPGPNKDNIRAGCKKCGYPGHLTFECRNFVRVDPQKDIVLDVSSTSSEESEDDVASAQHNEKLGRSGQHRRGSYDDDNNTKKRHKQKKGRDRMSRKRSASSSSDEEARKKKKKHSRSHSSSDEEERRKRKKKKLKSHKKKSKKNKREHGKNHKKKQRKRKHNESSSSSSSSSSSESSDSD from the exons ATGGCTGATCCAG GGCCTAATAAGGACAACATCAGAGCTGGGTGCAAGAAATGTGGCTATC CCGGACACTTGACCTTTGAGTGCCGAAACTTTGTCAGAGTTGACCCCCAGAAAGACATCGTTTTGGATGTAAGCAGCACCAGCAGTGAGGAGAGCGAGGACGACGTGGCTTCAGCTCAGCACAACGAGAAGCTGGGGCGAAGTGGCCAGCACCGTAGAG GTTCctatgatgatgacaataatacaaaaaagaggcacaaacagaagaaaggcagagacagaatgTCAAGAAAGAG ATCTGCTTCATCGTCAAGTGATGAGGAGgccaggaagaagaaaaagaaacacagccGGTCCCACTCTTCATCTGACGAAGAAGagcggaggaagaggaagaaaaagaaactgaaaagccacaagaagaagagcaaaaagaacaaaagggaACACGGGAAGAATCacaagaagaaacagaggaagaggaaacacaacgaatcttcctcctcctcctcttcttccagctCCAGTGAATCCTCAGACAGTGACTGA